From a single Streptomyces liliifuscus genomic region:
- a CDS encoding MDR family MFS transporter has protein sequence MAEAGAGPGAEQGAAEVEGKQPRSVRVVLLALMIAMLLAMLDNMIVGTAMPTIVGELGGLEHLSWVVTAYTLATAASTPIWGKLGDMYGRKGVFMTSIVLFLIGSALSGMAQDMGQLIGFRAIQGLGAGGLMVGVMAIIGDLIPPRERGKYQGMMAGVMALAMIGGPLVGGTITDHWGWRWSFYINLPLGVVALIAISAVLHLPRKRAQARIDYLGAGLLTVGITAIVLVTTWGGTEYAWGSAMIMELIGIGVASLVGFLFWQTKAAAPVVPLHIFRSGNFSLMSVIGFIAGFVMFGAVLFLPLYQQSVQGASATNSGLLLLPMLGAMLVTSMVAGRVTTNTGHYKAFPIVGSALMAVGLYLLSLMDTDTSRLTSGVYMAVVGAGMGCLMQITMLVSQNSVEMKDMGVASSTTTLFRTLGSSFGVAIMGALFNSRVQDVMAERAGALGSKVTEQSAQLDAASLAKLPVAAREAYQHAVSAGTHSAFLLGAVVAVVALVAAVFVKEVPLRGGSAPTPTETV, from the coding sequence GTGGCGGAAGCGGGGGCGGGGCCAGGGGCGGAACAGGGAGCGGCCGAGGTCGAGGGCAAGCAGCCCAGGAGCGTACGGGTCGTCCTGCTCGCGCTGATGATCGCGATGCTCCTCGCGATGCTCGACAACATGATCGTCGGCACTGCCATGCCGACGATCGTGGGAGAACTGGGCGGGCTCGAACACCTGTCGTGGGTCGTCACGGCCTACACGCTCGCGACCGCCGCCTCCACCCCGATCTGGGGCAAGCTCGGCGACATGTACGGGCGCAAGGGCGTCTTCATGACCTCGATCGTGCTCTTCCTGATCGGGTCGGCCCTGAGCGGCATGGCCCAGGACATGGGTCAGCTCATCGGGTTCCGGGCGATCCAGGGGCTCGGCGCCGGCGGTCTGATGGTCGGCGTGATGGCGATCATCGGGGACCTGATTCCGCCGCGGGAACGCGGCAAGTACCAGGGCATGATGGCCGGCGTGATGGCCCTCGCCATGATCGGCGGACCGCTGGTCGGCGGCACCATCACCGACCACTGGGGCTGGCGCTGGTCCTTCTACATCAACCTGCCGCTCGGTGTCGTCGCGCTGATCGCCATCAGTGCCGTACTGCATCTGCCCAGGAAGCGGGCGCAGGCGCGGATCGACTATCTCGGGGCCGGGCTGCTCACCGTGGGCATCACCGCGATCGTGCTGGTCACCACCTGGGGCGGGACCGAGTACGCCTGGGGCTCCGCCATGATCATGGAGCTGATAGGGATCGGGGTCGCGTCTCTCGTCGGGTTCCTGTTCTGGCAGACCAAGGCCGCCGCGCCGGTCGTGCCGCTGCACATCTTCCGGAGCGGCAACTTCTCGCTGATGTCCGTCATCGGCTTCATCGCCGGGTTCGTGATGTTCGGCGCGGTGCTGTTCCTGCCGCTCTACCAGCAGTCCGTGCAGGGCGCGTCCGCGACCAACTCCGGGTTGCTGCTGCTGCCGATGCTCGGCGCGATGCTCGTCACCTCGATGGTCGCCGGGCGGGTCACCACCAACACCGGGCACTACAAGGCCTTCCCGATCGTGGGCAGTGCGCTGATGGCCGTCGGGCTGTATCTGCTGTCGCTCATGGACACGGATACGTCGCGACTGACGTCCGGGGTGTACATGGCCGTGGTCGGTGCGGGGATGGGCTGCCTGATGCAGATCACCATGCTGGTGTCGCAGAACAGCGTCGAGATGAAGGACATGGGCGTCGCGTCGTCCACCACCACGCTGTTCCGTACGCTCGGGTCGTCCTTCGGGGTCGCGATCATGGGTGCGCTCTTCAACAGCCGGGTCCAGGACGTGATGGCCGAGCGGGCCGGGGCGCTGGGCTCGAAGGTCACCGAGCAGTCGGCCCAGCTGGACGCGGCGAGCCTCGCGAAGTTGCCGGTGGCGGCGCGGGAGGCGTACCAGCACGCGGTGTCCGCCGGTACGCACTCGGCGTTCCTCCTCGGAGCGGTGGTGGCGGTTGTCGCCCTGGTCGCGGCGGTGTTCGTGAAGGAGGTCCCGCTGCGGGGCGGCTCGGCGCCGACGCCGACCGAGACGGTCTGA
- the cseC gene encoding two-component system sensor histidine kinase CseC: protein MRLPVLPRGLRIGLRWKLSAAIALVSALVALVLSIVVHNAAWVTMLDNARDVQDERLQIAARYYDTSSGAARLGTRVDDPDIPQELLRKVKAGRRATFVQDNADGVPDIWAAMPMRDGRTLSLHTRFTDRSANVMADLDQALLIGSIAVIFGGCALGVLVGGQLSGRLRKAASAANLVAQRQSDVRVRDAIGGVVRDETDDLAHAVDAMADALKQRYEAERRVTADIAHELRTPVTGLLTAAELLPPGRPSELVRDRAQAMRTLVEDVLEVARLDGASERAELQDINLGEFISRRVASTHPDIEVRVVHESEVTTDPRRLERVVGNLIANAAKHGKPPIQISVEGRVIRVRDHGPGFPADLLAEGPSRFRTGSSDRAGHGHGLGLTIAAGQARVLGARLTFRNVGLGVGSGPVEGAVAVLWLPEHAPTNTGSFPMLP from the coding sequence ATGAGGCTCCCGGTGCTGCCCAGAGGGCTGCGGATCGGGCTGCGCTGGAAGCTGAGTGCGGCGATCGCGCTGGTCAGCGCGCTGGTGGCGCTGGTTCTCAGCATCGTCGTGCACAACGCCGCCTGGGTCACCATGCTGGACAACGCCCGCGATGTGCAGGACGAGCGGCTGCAGATCGCGGCTCGGTACTACGACACCTCCAGCGGGGCGGCCCGGCTGGGCACCAGGGTGGACGATCCGGACATACCCCAGGAGCTGCTGCGCAAGGTCAAGGCCGGACGGCGGGCCACCTTCGTGCAGGACAACGCCGACGGGGTGCCCGACATCTGGGCGGCCATGCCGATGCGGGACGGCCGGACGCTGTCGCTGCACACCCGTTTCACGGACCGCAGCGCCAACGTCATGGCGGACCTCGACCAGGCCCTGCTCATCGGTTCGATCGCGGTCATCTTCGGCGGCTGCGCCCTCGGTGTGCTGGTCGGCGGCCAGCTCTCGGGCCGCCTCCGCAAGGCGGCCAGCGCCGCGAACCTGGTCGCGCAGCGGCAGAGCGATGTGCGGGTGCGGGACGCCATCGGCGGTGTCGTACGGGACGAGACCGACGACCTCGCGCACGCGGTGGACGCCATGGCGGACGCGCTCAAGCAGCGGTACGAGGCCGAGCGGCGGGTCACCGCGGACATCGCGCACGAGTTGCGCACGCCGGTGACCGGGCTGCTCACCGCGGCCGAACTGCTGCCGCCGGGGCGGCCGTCCGAGCTGGTCAGGGACCGGGCCCAGGCGATGCGCACGCTCGTCGAGGACGTGCTGGAGGTGGCGCGGCTCGACGGGGCGTCCGAGCGGGCCGAGTTGCAGGACATCAACCTCGGCGAGTTCATCAGCCGACGGGTCGCCTCGACGCATCCGGACATCGAGGTGCGGGTGGTGCACGAGTCGGAGGTCACCACGGATCCGCGTCGTCTGGAGCGGGTGGTGGGCAACCTCATCGCCAATGCCGCCAAGCACGGCAAGCCGCCCATCCAGATCTCCGTCGAGGGGCGGGTCATCCGGGTCCGCGATCACGGGCCCGGCTTCCCGGCCGATCTCCTCGCGGAGGGCCCGAGCCGCTTCCGCACGGGCAGCAGCGACCGGGCGGGGCACGGTCACGGGCTCGGTCTCACCATCGCGGCGGGCCAGGCGCGGGTGCTCGGCGCGCGGCTGACCTTCCGCAATGTGGGGCTCGGGGTGGGCTCGGGGCCGGTCGAGGGGGCGGTCGCCGTCCTGTGGCTACCGGAACACGCCCCGACGAACACGGGAAGCTTCCCTATGTTGCCGTAG
- the cseB gene encoding two-component system response regulator CseB, producing the protein MAEQTHVLFVEDDDVIREATQLALERDGFVVTAMPDGLSGLEAFRTDRPDIALLDVMVPGLDGVSLCRRIRDESTVPVIMLSARADSIDVVLGLEAGADDYVTKPFDGAVLVARIRAVLRRFGHASGPRSAGESEGGSSVPAGGVLSFGDGDGVLEIDTVGMEVRRGGTPVALTPTEMRLLLEFSSAPGTVLSRDKLLERVWDYGWGGDTRVVDVHVQRLRTKVGQDRIETVRGFGYKLKG; encoded by the coding sequence ATGGCAGAGCAGACCCACGTCCTGTTCGTCGAGGACGACGACGTCATCCGCGAGGCCACCCAACTCGCGCTGGAGCGCGACGGCTTCGTGGTCACCGCGATGCCCGACGGGCTGTCGGGTCTTGAGGCGTTCCGCACCGACCGGCCCGACATCGCGCTCCTCGACGTGATGGTGCCGGGGCTCGACGGTGTGTCGCTGTGCCGTCGGATCCGGGACGAGTCGACCGTGCCCGTGATCATGCTGTCGGCACGCGCCGACTCGATCGACGTCGTCCTGGGCCTGGAGGCGGGCGCCGACGACTATGTGACGAAGCCCTTCGACGGGGCCGTCCTGGTCGCGCGTATCCGTGCGGTGCTGCGGCGCTTCGGGCACGCGAGCGGGCCGCGGTCCGCCGGCGAGTCCGAGGGCGGCTCGTCCGTCCCCGCCGGTGGCGTGCTGTCCTTCGGTGACGGTGACGGCGTGCTGGAGATCGACACCGTGGGCATGGAGGTGCGCAGGGGCGGTACGCCGGTGGCGCTGACGCCCACCGAGATGCGGCTGCTCCTCGAGTTCTCGTCGGCGCCGGGTACGGTCCTGTCGCGCGACAAGCTCCTGGAGCGGGTGTGGGACTACGGCTGGGGCGGCGACACCCGCGTCGTCGACGTCCATGTGCAGCGGCTGCGTACGAAGGTCGGCCAGGACCGGATCGAGACGGTCCGCGGCTTCGGCTACAAGCTCAAGGGATGA
- a CDS encoding SigE family RNA polymerase sigma factor has product MAHGEVLEFEEYVRTRQDALLRSARRLVPDPVDAQDLLQTALVRTYGRWDGIADKRLADAYLRRVMINTRTEWWRARKLEEVPTEQLPDASVDDSTEQHADRALLMDIMKVLAPKQRSVVVLRHWEQMSTEETAAALGMSAGTVKSTLHRALARLREELERRASDEHDGFGAGVPEREERERCAA; this is encoded by the coding sequence ATGGCGCATGGCGAGGTGCTCGAGTTCGAAGAGTACGTACGCACCCGGCAGGACGCGCTGCTGCGCAGCGCACGCCGCCTGGTCCCCGACCCGGTCGACGCCCAGGACCTCCTGCAGACCGCGCTGGTCCGCACGTACGGCCGCTGGGACGGCATCGCCGACAAGCGTCTCGCCGACGCCTATCTGCGCCGCGTCATGATCAACACACGTACGGAGTGGTGGCGGGCCCGCAAGCTGGAGGAGGTCCCCACCGAGCAGCTGCCGGACGCGAGCGTGGACGACTCCACCGAGCAGCACGCCGACCGCGCGCTCCTGATGGACATCATGAAGGTGCTCGCTCCGAAGCAACGCAGTGTCGTCGTACTGCGACACTGGGAGCAGATGTCCACGGAGGAGACCGCCGCCGCCCTCGGCATGTCGGCCGGCACGGTCAAGAGCACACTGCACCGGGCGCTCGCCCGGCTCCGCGAGGAGCTGGAGCGCCGGGCGTCCGACGAGCACGACGGGTTCGGCGCGGGTGTGCCGGAGCGTGAGGAGCGGGAGCGTTGCGCGGCGTAG
- a CDS encoding HhH-GPD family protein, which produces MTAPTKPTSHAQADAQEAVGDDLHAPVIDWFEDNARDLPWRRADAGPWGVMVSEFMLQQTPVSRVLPVYEQWLARWPRPADLAEDAPGEAVRAWGRLGYPRRALRLHGAAVAITERHGGDVPTEHAQLLALPGIGEYTAAAVASFAYGQRHAVLDTNVRRVFARAVTGVQYPPNATTAAERKLARALLPDDERTASLWAAASMELGALVCTAKNESCVRCPIAARCAWRLGGKPAHEGPPRRGQTYAGTDRQVRGRLLAVLREAVAPVPQSVLDRVWDEPVQRARALDGLVADGLVEPLAGGLYRLPLS; this is translated from the coding sequence ATGACTGCGCCCACGAAACCCACATCCCACGCCCAGGCCGACGCGCAAGAAGCCGTCGGCGACGACCTGCACGCCCCTGTCATCGACTGGTTCGAGGACAACGCGCGCGACCTGCCATGGCGGCGGGCCGACGCGGGACCGTGGGGAGTGATGGTCAGCGAGTTCATGCTGCAGCAGACGCCGGTGAGCCGGGTGCTGCCGGTGTACGAGCAGTGGCTCGCCCGCTGGCCGCGCCCCGCCGACCTCGCCGAGGACGCGCCGGGCGAGGCCGTCCGCGCCTGGGGCCGCCTCGGCTACCCGCGCCGCGCGCTGCGACTGCACGGCGCCGCGGTCGCCATAACGGAGCGCCACGGCGGCGACGTACCCACGGAGCACGCCCAGTTGCTCGCGCTGCCCGGCATCGGCGAGTACACGGCGGCGGCCGTGGCCTCCTTCGCGTACGGACAGCGGCACGCCGTGCTCGACACGAACGTGCGGCGCGTGTTCGCGCGGGCCGTCACCGGTGTCCAGTACCCGCCGAACGCCACGACCGCCGCCGAACGCAAGCTCGCCCGCGCCCTGTTGCCCGACGACGAGCGCACAGCCTCGCTCTGGGCCGCCGCTTCCATGGAACTCGGCGCGCTCGTCTGCACGGCCAAGAACGAGAGTTGCGTACGGTGCCCGATCGCGGCCCGGTGCGCCTGGCGGCTGGGCGGCAAGCCCGCGCACGAGGGGCCGCCGCGGCGCGGACAGACGTACGCGGGCACGGACCGGCAGGTGCGCGGCCGGCTGCTCGCCGTGCTGCGCGAGGCGGTCGCGCCGGTCCCGCAGTCGGTCCTGGACCGGGTGTGGGACGAGCCGGTGCAGCGCGCCCGGGCCCTGGACGGGCTGGTCGCCGACGGACTCGTCGAGCCCCTCGCGGGCGGTCTGTACCGGCTCCCGCTGAGCTGA
- the disA gene encoding DNA integrity scanning diadenylate cyclase DisA — protein MAANDRAAVPGKSAGSSGADGLMRTSLSAVAPGTGLRDGLERILRGNTGGLIVLGWDKTVEAMCSGGFVLDVEFTATRLRELCKLDGGIIVDKDITKILRAGVQLVPDPTIPTEETGTRHRTADRVSKQVGFPVVSVSQSMRLIALYVDGQRRVLEDSAAILSRANQALATLERYKLRLDEVAGTLSALEIEDLVTVRDISAVAQRLEMVRRIATEIAEYVVELGTDGRLLALQLDELIAGVEPERELVVRDYVPEPTAKRSRTVDEALFELDALTHAELLELPTVARALGYTGSPEALDSAVSPRGFRLLAKVPRLPGAIIDRLVEHFGGLQKLLAASVDDLQTVDGVGEARARSVREGLSRLAESSILERYV, from the coding sequence GTGGCAGCCAACGACCGGGCAGCAGTTCCCGGCAAGTCCGCCGGGAGTTCCGGTGCCGATGGCCTGATGCGCACCTCACTCAGCGCCGTGGCACCCGGCACAGGGCTGCGTGACGGCCTGGAGCGCATTCTCCGCGGCAACACCGGCGGGCTCATCGTGCTCGGCTGGGACAAGACCGTCGAGGCGATGTGCAGCGGCGGTTTCGTGCTGGACGTCGAGTTCACGGCGACCCGGCTGCGTGAGCTGTGCAAGCTCGACGGCGGCATCATCGTCGACAAGGACATCACCAAGATCCTGCGGGCCGGTGTGCAGCTGGTGCCCGACCCGACCATCCCCACGGAGGAGACGGGCACCCGTCACCGCACGGCGGACCGGGTGAGCAAGCAGGTCGGCTTCCCCGTCGTCTCCGTCTCCCAGTCCATGCGGCTGATCGCGCTGTACGTGGACGGGCAGCGGCGGGTCCTGGAGGACTCGGCCGCGATCCTCTCCCGCGCGAACCAGGCCCTGGCCACGCTGGAGCGGTACAAGCTCCGGCTCGACGAGGTCGCCGGCACGTTGTCGGCCCTGGAGATCGAGGACCTGGTCACCGTCCGGGACATCTCGGCGGTGGCCCAGCGGCTGGAGATGGTGCGCCGGATCGCGACGGAGATCGCCGAGTACGTGGTCGAGCTGGGCACGGACGGGCGGCTGCTCGCGCTTCAGCTGGACGAGTTGATCGCCGGGGTCGAGCCCGAGCGGGAACTTGTCGTGCGGGACTATGTGCCCGAGCCGACGGCCAAGCGGTCGCGGACGGTGGACGAGGCGTTGTTCGAGCTCGATGCGCTCACACATGCGGAGCTTCTCGAACTGCCCACCGTGGCTCGGGCGTTGGGGTACACGGGGTCGCCCGAGGCGCTCGACTCCGCCGTTTCGCCCCGCGGGTTCCGGTTGCTGGCGAAGGTGCCGCGGCTGCCGGGGGCCATTATCGACCGGCTTGTCGAGCACTTCGGTGGGTTGCAGAAGCTGCTTGCCGCGAGTGTGGATGATCTGCAGACCGTGGATGGGGTGGGGGAGGCTCGGGCTCGCAGTGTGCGGGAGGGGCTTTCTCGGTTGGCTGAGTCTTCGATTCTTGAGCGGTACGTGTAG
- the radA gene encoding DNA repair protein RadA — protein MAARTKTAKDRPSYRCTECGWQAAKWLGRCPECQAWGTIDEYGAPAVRTTAPGRVTTSALPIGQVDGRQATARSTGVPELDRVLGGGLVPGAVVLVAGEPGVGKSTLLLDVAAKAASDEHRTLYITGEESASQVRLRADRIKAIDDHLFLAAETDLAAVLGHLDAVKPSLLIVDSVQTVASPEIDGAPGGMSQVREVAGALIRASKERGMATLLVGHVTKDGAIAGPRLLEHLVDVVLSFEGDRHARLRLVRGVKNRYGTTDEVGCFELHDEGITGLTDPSGLFLTRRAEPVPGTCLTVTLEGRRPLVAEVQALTVDTQIPTPRRTTSGLETSRVQMMLAVLEQRGRISAIGKRDIYTATVGGVKLTEPAADLAIALALASAASDTPLPKNLVAIGEVGLAGEVRRVTGVQRRLAEAHRLGFTHALVPSDPGKIPAGMKVLEVGDMGDALRVLPRSRRREAPRDEEERR, from the coding sequence ATGGCTGCCCGTACGAAGACCGCGAAGGACCGGCCGTCCTACCGCTGCACCGAGTGCGGCTGGCAGGCGGCCAAGTGGCTCGGCCGCTGCCCCGAATGCCAGGCCTGGGGGACGATCGACGAGTACGGCGCGCCCGCGGTGCGTACGACGGCCCCCGGCCGGGTCACCACGTCCGCGCTGCCCATCGGCCAGGTCGACGGCCGGCAGGCGACCGCCCGCTCGACCGGCGTGCCCGAGCTGGACCGGGTGCTCGGCGGCGGGCTCGTACCGGGCGCGGTCGTGCTCGTGGCGGGCGAGCCGGGCGTCGGCAAGTCCACGCTGCTGCTGGACGTGGCGGCGAAGGCGGCGAGTGACGAACACCGCACGCTCTACATCACGGGTGAGGAGTCGGCGAGCCAGGTCCGGCTGCGCGCCGACCGCATCAAGGCGATCGACGACCACCTGTTCCTGGCGGCGGAGACCGATCTGGCCGCGGTCCTCGGCCACTTGGACGCGGTGAAGCCGTCCCTGCTCATCGTCGACTCCGTACAGACGGTGGCCTCTCCGGAGATCGACGGCGCCCCCGGAGGCATGTCCCAGGTCCGCGAGGTGGCCGGGGCCCTGATCCGCGCCTCCAAGGAGCGCGGCATGGCGACCCTGCTGGTGGGCCATGTCACCAAGGACGGCGCCATCGCGGGACCGCGGCTCCTGGAGCACCTCGTGGACGTCGTCCTGAGCTTCGAGGGCGACCGGCACGCGCGCCTCCGGCTCGTACGAGGCGTCAAGAACCGTTACGGGACGACGGACGAGGTCGGCTGCTTCGAGCTGCACGACGAGGGCATCACGGGCCTGACCGACCCGAGCGGGCTGTTCCTGACCCGGCGTGCCGAGCCCGTCCCCGGCACCTGTCTGACCGTCACCCTGGAAGGCCGCCGCCCCCTGGTGGCCGAGGTCCAGGCGCTCACCGTGGACACCCAGATCCCCACCCCCCGGCGTACGACCTCCGGTCTGGAGACCTCCCGGGTCCAGATGATGCTCGCCGTTCTGGAGCAGCGCGGCCGGATCAGCGCCATCGGGAAGCGGGACATCTACACCGCGACGGTCGGCGGTGTGAAACTCACCGAGCCCGCCGCGGACCTCGCGATCGCGCTCGCGCTGGCCAGCGCCGCGAGCGACACCCCGCTGCCCAAGAACCTCGTCGCGATCGGCGAAGTGGGGCTCGCGGGCGAGGTCAGACGGGTCACGGGCGTCCAGCGCAGGCTCGCCGAAGCCCATCGTCTGGGCTTCACCCACGCCCTCGTTCCGAGCGATCCGGGCAAGATCCCTGCCGGCATGAAGGTCCTGGAAGTCGGCGACATGGGGGACGCGCTGAGGGTCCTCCCGAGGTCGCGTCGGCGAGAGGCCCCACGGGACGAGGAAGAGCGCCGGTAG
- a CDS encoding BACON domain-containing protein, which translates to MSRSPETSTRTTSAHRAHREARDRAAARTLAQCPPPRYEPYLDGLFTYCLSVLCDHDTATAALGDVLALAERRGQRGPEASDDRRAWLYALARWSCLRKLAEAKQKRHGAHALGRSEAAHAPGRPQGAYAGLHRAAVAAADRPGDRTADRSADRAADRTSDRTSDRAPNRTADPAADLLAAAEEDRRRRELALLAWPEAAGTTPEQREALELAVRHQLAAHEVAAVLGMDPAAARELLATAACEVERTRAALAVVETGTCPGVTRLTGDNHLVLSTALRRELVRHVDDCPRCRRTAERAVPGSWPGTSVTPAALPVLEAPRAALHRAMTHVPRARGGGPRFDRRGFPMDPKDRAARRDRLRARAVTTTVVATVVAAPVLALWAAYRGAPLTGEGVDGRPVTANEAHGPDGLGGEAPGYENAGNASTRPDPRFTPGRDSPDVSVEVIGVASGQQRTGLSVEAGNSGDTTLITLTATGSSPVHWSAHTGASWLYLSQSSGTLEPGESLTIKVYVDHLREPIGSWSASVSVAPAGAVVTIDGYGTAGPSPTHPGPRPDPPTPTPTHPGPTGPGPDPEPTPSDPPPSSPDPEPTPSDTAPSDPEPEPPPESSGGSTPPPSDSGSPSDGAPSPSEG; encoded by the coding sequence ATGAGCCGCAGTCCCGAGACCTCGACCCGCACCACCAGCGCACACCGGGCGCACCGCGAGGCGCGCGACCGGGCGGCGGCGCGCACGCTGGCGCAGTGCCCGCCTCCGCGCTACGAGCCGTACCTGGACGGTCTGTTCACCTACTGCCTGTCCGTGCTGTGCGACCACGACACCGCGACCGCCGCCCTCGGAGACGTTCTCGCGCTCGCCGAGCGCCGCGGCCAGCGCGGCCCGGAGGCGTCCGACGACCGCAGGGCCTGGCTGTACGCCCTCGCCCGCTGGTCCTGCCTGCGCAAGCTCGCCGAGGCCAAGCAGAAACGTCATGGCGCCCATGCGCTGGGACGTTCCGAGGCCGCGCACGCCCCCGGCCGTCCCCAGGGCGCGTACGCCGGACTCCACCGAGCCGCGGTCGCGGCCGCAGACCGCCCCGGCGACCGGACAGCCGACCGGTCGGCCGACCGCGCGGCCGATCGCACCTCTGACCGCACCTCGGACCGGGCCCCGAACCGGACCGCCGACCCGGCGGCCGATCTCCTCGCCGCCGCGGAGGAGGACCGTCGTCGTCGGGAACTCGCCCTGCTGGCCTGGCCGGAGGCCGCCGGTACGACGCCCGAGCAGCGTGAGGCGCTCGAACTGGCCGTACGGCACCAGCTCGCCGCCCACGAGGTCGCCGCCGTCCTCGGCATGGACCCGGCCGCCGCCCGCGAGCTCCTCGCGACGGCCGCCTGTGAGGTCGAGCGCACGCGCGCGGCCCTCGCCGTCGTCGAGACCGGCACCTGTCCGGGAGTCACCCGGCTCACCGGCGACAACCACCTCGTCCTCAGCACGGCCCTGCGCCGCGAACTGGTCCGGCACGTCGACGACTGCCCGCGCTGCCGCCGTACCGCCGAGCGCGCGGTCCCCGGCTCCTGGCCCGGCACCAGCGTCACGCCCGCCGCGCTGCCCGTACTCGAAGCCCCGCGCGCGGCCCTCCACCGGGCGATGACGCATGTCCCACGCGCGCGGGGCGGCGGCCCGCGCTTCGACCGGCGCGGTTTCCCGATGGACCCCAAGGACCGAGCGGCCCGTCGTGACCGCCTCCGCGCGCGTGCCGTCACCACCACCGTCGTCGCCACCGTGGTGGCGGCCCCGGTCCTCGCCCTGTGGGCGGCCTACCGGGGCGCACCCCTCACCGGCGAGGGAGTGGACGGCCGCCCGGTCACCGCGAACGAGGCGCACGGCCCCGACGGACTCGGCGGCGAGGCACCCGGCTACGAGAACGCCGGCAACGCGAGCACCAGGCCCGACCCCCGCTTCACCCCGGGCAGGGACTCGCCCGACGTCTCCGTGGAAGTCATCGGCGTGGCCTCGGGGCAGCAGAGAACCGGCCTCTCCGTAGAGGCCGGCAACAGCGGCGACACGACGTTGATCACCCTCACGGCGACCGGGAGTTCACCGGTCCACTGGTCCGCGCACACCGGGGCGTCCTGGCTCTACCTCAGCCAGTCGTCCGGAACGCTGGAGCCGGGCGAGTCGTTGACGATCAAGGTGTACGTCGATCATCTGCGCGAGCCGATCGGGTCCTGGAGTGCGAGCGTGTCGGTGGCCCCCGCGGGCGCGGTGGTCACGATCGACGGCTACGGGACGGCGGGCCCGAGCCCGACGCATCCCGGGCCCCGCCCTGACCCGCCCACGCCGACACCGACCCATCCCGGTCCGACCGGGCCGGGGCCGGACCCGGAGCCCACACCGAGCGATCCGCCGCCGTCCAGCCCCGATCCGGAGCCGACGCCCAGCGACACGGCTCCGTCGGATCCGGAGCCGGAACCCCCGCCGGAATCCTCCGGAGGTTCTACGCCGCCACCCAGTGACAGTGGCAGTCCCAGTGACGGCGCCCCGAGTCCGTCGGAAGGTTGA
- a CDS encoding Ppx/GppA phosphatase family protein: MRLGVLDVGSNTVHLLVVDAHPGARPLPAHSHKAELRLAQLLDESGAIDSVGVDKLIAVVQEALEAAEDKGVEDLLPFATSAVREASNADDVLARVRAETGVELQVLTGAEEARLTFLAARRWFGWSAGKLLVLDIGGGSLEIAYGIDEEPDAAASLPLGAGRLTAGWLPNDPADPADIRALRRHVRAQIARTVGEFSRFGAPDHVVATSKTFRQLARIAGAARSADGLYVQRELKRRSLEDWVPRLAAMTTAERAELPGVSDGRANQLLAGAIVAAGAMDLFAVETLEICPWALREGVILRTLDQMTTS, translated from the coding sequence ATGAGACTCGGTGTCCTCGACGTGGGTTCGAACACGGTGCATCTGCTGGTGGTGGATGCACACCCCGGCGCGCGCCCGCTGCCCGCGCATTCGCACAAGGCGGAGCTGCGGCTCGCCCAACTCCTCGACGAGAGCGGCGCGATCGATTCCGTAGGAGTCGACAAACTGATCGCCGTTGTCCAGGAGGCGCTGGAAGCCGCCGAGGACAAGGGCGTCGAGGACCTGCTGCCGTTCGCGACCTCCGCGGTGCGCGAGGCCAGCAACGCCGACGACGTGCTGGCCCGGGTGCGTGCCGAGACCGGCGTCGAGCTCCAGGTCCTCACCGGGGCCGAGGAGGCGCGGCTCACGTTCCTGGCGGCCCGCCGCTGGTTCGGCTGGTCGGCGGGGAAGCTGCTCGTCCTCGACATCGGCGGCGGCTCCCTGGAGATCGCGTACGGCATCGACGAGGAGCCGGACGCGGCGGCCTCGCTGCCGCTGGGCGCGGGGCGGCTGACCGCCGGCTGGCTGCCGAACGACCCCGCGGACCCGGCGGACATCAGGGCCCTGCGCCGCCATGTGCGGGCCCAGATCGCCCGTACGGTCGGGGAATTCAGCCGCTTCGGCGCCCCCGACCACGTGGTCGCGACCTCCAAGACCTTCCGGCAGCTGGCCCGTATCGCGGGGGCCGCCCGCTCGGCCGACGGCCTGTACGTCCAGCGCGAGCTCAAGCGCCGCTCCCTGGAGGACTGGGTCCCACGCCTCGCCGCCATGACCACCGCCGAACGCGCCGAACTCCCCGGCGTCTCCGACGGCCGCGCCAACCAGCTCCTCGCCGGCGCCATCGTCGCCGCCGGCGCCATGGACCTCTTCGCCGTAGAAACCCTGGAAATCTGCCCCTGGGCCCTAAGAGAGGGCGTAATCCTCCGAACCCTGGACCAGATGACCACCTCGTAG